A segment of the Chlorocebus sabaeus isolate Y175 chromosome 15, mChlSab1.0.hap1, whole genome shotgun sequence genome:
ACAATCTATCTTTCTGTCCCCATAACTGGAATTTAGACTTTTCAATACTGGAGGTAGGTACACCTTACACAGGTCCTAAGTAATCACTCAACGATGTGTATGTATAATGAGCGAAAGtgtaaatgaagataataatttaGCTCATACTTTCTACAGGAATACTGTTTCTTAAGAATCCTGACTGGGTTCAAACACTGAAACTGTTTGAAGTATAAATCTCTTATATCCCTTTCAGGGAAATGatatcagttttgtttttcataacaaATACATTCCTCCATTATAATGAAACAGCACTGCACGGTGGTTGCAAGGATGAACTtgggagccagactgcctgactTCACACCTTGGCTTCATCATTTGCCACCTGTATGATCTCagataagttacttaacttctcttcACCTCAGCATGTCATCTGTAAAAGAAGACTATTAATAGCACTTACATTATAGGGTTGTTCTGAATATTAAATAAGCCAACATGTGTAAAGTGATTAGGACAGTACTTAGCATGTAGAAAGCATGATTTATGAGTTAGCTACTAGTGTCGCTATCATCCACATTAGACATGTTCTAGTTCATCACTCATTATACTGTGTAGAATCAAATAACCCTGGATGATGCCAGGTCATTCTCTTAAGTTATCACATTTGCAATATCAGGGAATTctcaaaaagtctttttaaaactatttctcaTGGTGCTAACACTGGCCATGCAAAGCATACCTAAAAGGGTGTGTTAGTAAAAACACTTCCAAAGCTTCTATTTTCAAATCAATGTCAGGGAAGTAAATCTTCTGCATAGATTCTAAATGACAGGATGCTCCTTTACTGGGCACACAGGAAGATGTCAGATAGTTACTACTCTACTTCCCGAAAAACAGTCCACTTATCCCTTTTTTATGCTTGCTCCAATTCCCATCAATCTGCCATACTTTCTGTCAAGTTACATAAAGCAGAATACAGTTGCCTTATTATAGACTTGCTACAACCCTGATAGGAGCTCTAATCTCATGCATCCTTATGTGATGAACAAAATAACACTGGATTTAACACTGTCAGCTCATGCTAAGAACATATATCAATAGATCTAGATGATACAGGTGGAGTATCCCTTATTCAAAACGCTTGGGATCAGAAGTGTTTCCAATTTCAGATTTTGGGGGGATTTTAgagtatttacatatatataataaaatatattttctaggattttggaatatttacacaTACATAATAAATTATCTTGGGATGgggatatttatacatatataatgaaataccaAGTCTAAACataaatttcatttatgttttatacatACCTAATACATGTAATCTGAAAGTAATTTTATGTAAGATTTTCAATAACTTTTTGCATGAAAAAAGTTTGCATACGTTGAACTATTACAAAGCAAAGTGTCACTATCTCAACCACTCATGGGGACAATCTGTGGTTATTCAGCATCATCATCATTCCTAactctgaatttatatgctaGCCATAAGCAATTTTCTTATAATTACTCAAACATAAGtacttaacagtaaaaaatacaacatatcattaataaagtgaaaaaataatgggTTCAGTGTaacttgtggcatcatgtcagtactcagaaagtttcagattttggggaatttgagatttcagattttctaatTAGAAATGTTCAACCTGgagccccggccccggccccggacCCTGTAGCCGCCGAGATGTTGATGCCTAAGAAGAACCGGATTGCCATTTACGAACTCCTTTTTAAGGAGGGAGTCATGGTGGCGAAGAAGGATGTCCACATGCCTAAGCACCCAGAGCTGGCAGACAAGAATGTGCCCAACCTTCATGTCATGAAGGCCATGCAGTCTCTCAAGTCCCAAGGCTACGTGAAGGAACAGTTTGCCTGGAGACATTTCTACTGGTACCTTACCAATGAGGGTATCCAGTATCTCTGTGATTACCTTCATCTGCCCCCGGAGATTGTGCCTGCCACCCTACGCTGCAGCCGtccagagactggcaggcctcggCCTAAAGGTCTGGAGGGTGAGCGACCTGCGAGACTCACAAGAGGGGAAGCCGACAGAGATACCTACAGAGGGAGTGCTGTGCCACCTGGTGCCGACAAGAAAGCCGAGGCTGGGGCTGGGTCAGCAACCGAATTCCAGTTTAGAGGCGGATTTGGTCGTGGACGTGGTCAGCCACCTCAGTAAAATTGAAGAGGATTATTTTGCATTGAATAAACTTACAgccaaaaaaccttaaaaaaaaaaaaaaaaaaaaaaaaagaaagaaatgttcaacctgggccaggcacagtggctcgcatctgtaatctcagcactttgggaggccgaagtggaaggaccatgaggtcaggagttcgagaccagcctggccaacatagtgaaaccccgtctctactaaaaatgcaaaacttagccagatgtgcTGGTGCGcccatattcccagctactcaggaggctacggcagaagaattacttgaacccaggaggtggaggttgcagggagccgagatcgcaccactgtgctccagcctgggcaacagagcaagactccatctcaaaaaaaaacaaaacaaaacaaagaaatgttcAATCTGTTAAAAGCTGCATTTCACTTCATAGTATCTCCTAGTAACGCTCATTTAGGATTGCAGATTCATAAGCTTGTTCAAttaatgatttttgcattttttctaaattaaatctTCTTCTCACACTAATATTATAATTCAATTAAAGTAAGCCATCAAGTTTCCTTTGCATAATTTGCTCTTTATAAACCCCCTGCcactttcttcccattttcattGTTTCAATAGGCCAACTGCTGAAATGAAGCTGTGAATAAGGAGAGAATGTTTTCTCAACATCCTATATTCatttgccataacaaattaccataaaccaAGTTggataagcaacagaaatttactgtctcacagttctgaaggctagaagtctaaaatcaaggtgtcagcatggTTGGTCCTTTCTGGGCACTACGAGAGAAAATTTTCCATTCCTATcacctagcttctggtggtttgatggcaatctttggcattcctcGGTTCGTGGCTGCATCCTCCTGATCTGTGCCTTCATCTTctcatggcattctccctgtgggCATGCCTCTGTATCCAAATTttcccttcttataaggacaccggTCATATTGGATtcagggcccaccctactccagtacaATCTCATCTTAAGTAATTATATCTGCAACAACCCTgtttccaaatgaggtcacattctgaggtactgggagttaggacttcaacatatgaattttgggggaacaggaCTCAACTCACAACACTTCCCAAATTAAAAGTGCTCTTGGAGACATgccattttaagaaaatcatttgACCAAACATTGTTTCCATACAGAACAGATGGAACCTGCAGAAAACCTACTAGATTCCTTGACTAGAAGCTAGTGGTTGGCTCAAAGCCATACTTGTGACCCAAAATTCAAGGTTTGTTCAGATTTCCCACACAGCAGGAAACAAAGCAGCAGTGGGGTCCTTCTTCTCTTACTCTGTGTACTTCACTTGTGATTCTCAGAGAATTTGCAATGAACAAGAAGCAATGCTTAGATAATGCTTTCTAGCTTAGAAGTCACATGTGGTATCTCATACAACCCTCACAAATAACAATCTGGCAGACAGAAAACTATGTCATAAATGATTATAAAGGCATCGTGGATGGTTAAGCTTgtaggctctggagccagaataTATTGATATGGATCCAGATCCCTTTCTTCCTAGTTGTTTGACTATGAACAATTTGGATGTTTTGGGTGGGTACAAAAGTGGGGAAAGTAAGAGTA
Coding sequences within it:
- the LOC103221288 gene encoding small ribosomal subunit protein eS10-like, with translation MLMPKKNRIAIYELLFKEGVMVAKKDVHMPKHPELADKNVPNLHVMKAMQSLKSQGYVKEQFAWRHFYWYLTNEGIQYLCDYLHLPPEIVPATLRCSRPETGRPRPKGLEGERPARLTRGEADRDTYRGSAVPPGADKKAEAGAGSATEFQFRGGFGRGRGQPPQ